One window from the genome of Oceanisphaera sp. IT1-181 encodes:
- a CDS encoding mechanosensitive ion channel family protein has protein sequence MATSSFTLLWEQFQESLQDTSNALGMSGLNWQELMVAGIGQLLVSLMILLLFGVFYWLLANLLKLVLGRTRYGEKPFIAAKRVLRYLIGLAVIIAILAQYNASDAVLKGAARAGLMALAFYVLWLLLSRGLTSNLSRHHIDSSLEQLCKNTLSVALIAMGTITVLAQFGFDVLSIVAGLGIVGIAVGFAAQSTLANFIAGITLLIERPFRIGDWVKIHGEEGKVIRIAFRTTWLRTRDNVFTMIPNERVATSDIINFSVEGPTRIRIPLGIAYKESVAHAREVIMPLLSAHPMVITNEQMQSRLQLRELADSSLNLSAQVWVHAKDIEVKGRISCELLETIKQALDDANIEMPFPHLQLFIDEAKGLEPWLNPELKRSAAAPKPDAEH, from the coding sequence ATGGCGACATCAAGTTTTACTTTATTGTGGGAACAGTTTCAGGAAAGTTTACAAGATACCAGTAATGCCTTGGGCATGAGTGGTTTGAACTGGCAAGAGCTGATGGTGGCAGGGATTGGGCAGCTATTGGTGTCGCTAATGATACTGCTGCTATTTGGTGTTTTTTACTGGTTGCTGGCCAACTTGCTTAAGCTAGTGTTGGGCCGAACCCGCTATGGCGAAAAACCCTTTATTGCCGCCAAAAGGGTGCTGCGTTATTTAATCGGTTTGGCGGTGATCATTGCGATATTGGCACAATATAATGCCTCCGACGCCGTGCTAAAAGGCGCGGCTCGCGCAGGGCTAATGGCATTGGCTTTTTATGTGTTATGGCTATTGTTATCGCGAGGGTTAACTTCCAACTTATCGCGGCATCATATTGACTCGTCGCTAGAGCAATTGTGTAAAAACACCTTGTCGGTGGCCTTGATTGCCATGGGCACCATCACAGTATTGGCGCAGTTTGGTTTTGATGTGCTGTCGATTGTAGCGGGTTTAGGGATAGTGGGCATTGCCGTCGGTTTTGCTGCGCAGTCGACTTTGGCCAACTTTATCGCAGGCATTACCTTACTGATTGAGCGGCCGTTTCGCATCGGCGATTGGGTAAAAATTCACGGCGAAGAAGGCAAGGTGATCCGCATTGCCTTTCGCACCACTTGGCTGCGCACCCGCGATAATGTGTTTACCATGATCCCTAATGAAAGAGTGGCCACCTCAGATATTATTAATTTCAGTGTCGAAGGGCCCACGCGAATTCGCATTCCTCTGGGCATTGCCTATAAAGAGTCGGTTGCCCATGCCCGAGAGGTGATCATGCCCTTGCTGTCGGCCCATCCTATGGTGATCACCAATGAGCAAATGCAGTCACGGCTACAGTTGCGTGAGCTGGCTGACTCGTCCTTGAATCTCAGTGCTCAGGTGTGGGTGCACGCGAAAGACATAGAAGTAAAAGGCCGCATTTCTTGTGAGTTGTTAGAGACCATCAAGCAGGCGCTGGATGACGCCAACATTGAAATGCCGTTTCCGCATTTGCAGTTGTTTATTGATGAAGCGAAAGGATTGGAGCCCTGGCTTAACCCAGAATTGAAACGATCCGCAGCCGCTCCTAAGCCTGATGCAGAGCACTAA
- the glpD gene encoding glycerol-3-phosphate dehydrogenase yields MPAGITEVDVLVIGGGVNGVGIAMDAAGRGLKVALCESHDLASATSSASSKLIHGGLRYLEQYEFCLVKKALAERERLLNNAPHIMWPLRFRLPHQPHLRPGWMLRIGLFLYDNLAKRKRLAGSNAIRFNADSPLVSSISRGFEYSDGWVDDARLVVLCAMAAKQQGAEIKPRTRCIKAERRGGIWQVTLQNTDNGALQTYHCRALVNAAGPWASSLFDEVIALPAPKQLRLVKGSHIIVPRIHDEPEAYILQNSDQRIVFVTPYEQQFSLIGTTDVDYHGDPREVEISDAEIDYLCQVVNEHFKHQISAQDVVWRYSGVRPLLDDEQLADEHTDHEKADNAPAASTQPEKHQGQAQKATRDYTFSLDAPIGEAPLLSVFGGKLTTYRLLAEAATDAISPFFKHIKGPWTGTAKLPGGHFSSQPSLIIELASQYPWLPSATLARFARSYGTLCHHFLHGCSEFGALGTDFGGGLSQKEVDYLIKVEWAYTADDILWRRSKLGLVLTTEQQERLQHYMQTKQHSIPATQ; encoded by the coding sequence ATGCCTGCAGGCATTACAGAAGTAGATGTACTCGTTATTGGCGGCGGCGTGAACGGCGTCGGCATCGCCATGGATGCGGCGGGCCGTGGCCTAAAAGTAGCGCTGTGCGAAAGCCATGATCTTGCCTCGGCGACGTCATCGGCGAGCAGCAAGCTGATTCACGGTGGTTTACGTTACTTAGAGCAGTATGAGTTTTGCTTAGTAAAAAAAGCGTTGGCCGAACGAGAGCGGCTACTCAACAATGCGCCACACATTATGTGGCCACTGCGTTTTCGCCTGCCCCATCAACCGCACTTACGCCCGGGCTGGATGCTGCGCATTGGCTTGTTTTTATACGACAACTTAGCCAAACGTAAACGCCTAGCTGGCTCTAACGCCATTCGCTTTAACGCTGATAGCCCGCTCGTCAGCAGTATTAGCCGTGGCTTTGAGTATTCAGATGGCTGGGTAGATGATGCGCGCTTAGTGGTATTGTGCGCCATGGCGGCAAAACAACAAGGTGCCGAAATAAAACCCCGCACCCGCTGCATTAAGGCCGAACGCCGAGGCGGCATTTGGCAAGTAACGCTGCAAAACACCGACAACGGCGCCCTGCAAACCTATCACTGCCGCGCCTTAGTCAATGCCGCCGGCCCTTGGGCGAGCTCCTTGTTTGATGAGGTGATTGCCCTGCCTGCGCCTAAACAACTGCGGTTGGTGAAAGGCAGCCATATTATAGTGCCGCGCATCCACGACGAGCCCGAAGCCTATATCTTACAAAACAGCGATCAGCGCATCGTATTCGTGACGCCCTATGAGCAGCAGTTCTCCTTGATCGGCACCACGGATGTGGATTATCACGGCGACCCGCGCGAGGTCGAGATAAGCGACGCTGAAATTGACTATTTGTGCCAAGTGGTGAATGAACATTTTAAACACCAAATTAGTGCCCAAGATGTGGTGTGGCGCTATTCAGGGGTGCGGCCGCTCTTGGATGATGAACAGCTGGCTGATGAGCATACGGACCATGAGAAAGCGGATAACGCCCCCGCTGCAAGTACACAACCAGAGAAGCACCAAGGTCAGGCACAAAAGGCGACTCGCGATTACACCTTTAGCTTGGATGCTCCGATTGGTGAAGCGCCGCTGTTATCGGTATTTGGCGGCAAGCTCACCACCTATCGGCTGCTGGCTGAGGCCGCTACTGACGCCATTAGTCCCTTCTTCAAGCACATTAAAGGCCCGTGGACCGGCACCGCCAAGTTACCTGGCGGCCATTTTAGCTCACAACCCTCGCTCATCATTGAGCTGGCAAGCCAATATCCTTGGTTACCGTCAGCGACGCTGGCGCGCTTTGCTCGCAGTTACGGCACGCTTTGCCATCATTTTCTACATGGTTGCAGCGAGTTTGGGGCACTGGGCACAGATTTTGGTGGCGGCTTAAGTCAAAAAGAAGTGGATTATTTAATTAAGGTTGAGTGGGCCTATACTGCCGATGATATCTTGTGGCGCCGCTCTAAGCTGGGCTTGGTACTCACCACCGAGCAACAAGAGCGCCTACAGCACTATATGCAGACCAAGCAACACTCTATACCAGCAACACAATAA
- the glpK gene encoding glycerol kinase GlpK, whose translation MSTQPRYVIALDQGTTSSRAIIFDDQAQVQGSAQREFGQIYPQTGWVEHDAMEIWASQRATLTEVLAKTGIKPAQIAAIGITNQRETTVIWNKRTGRPIHNAIVWQCRRTAEICEQLTKQGLSDYVKENTGLVIDAYFSGTKIKWLLDNVAGAREQAERGELLFGTIDTWLVWKLTEGRVHATDYTNASRTMLFNINTLQWDDTLLAALDIPKSLLPEVKASGDVYGHVQLGGSQGGKVAIAGVAGDQQAALFGQLCVHKGMAKNTYGTGCFLLMNTGQQKVNSQFGLLTTLAIGPQGEVNYALEGSVFMGGAIIQWLRDELGLIRSAEDTAYFAAKVGDTNGVYLVPAFTGLGAPYWDPYARGTLIGLSRGANRNHIIRAALEAIAYQSRDVLDAMQQDAGVTLSELKVDGGACANKVLMQFQADISHIEVIRPTVLETTALGAAFLAGLAVGVWQDTAQLAKLISTAQGFTPNMKQAQREALYQDWQKAVSRSRHWVD comes from the coding sequence ATGTCTACTCAACCTCGTTATGTGATAGCACTCGATCAAGGCACCACCTCATCGCGGGCCATTATTTTTGATGATCAAGCCCAAGTACAGGGCAGCGCCCAGCGGGAGTTTGGTCAGATTTACCCACAAACGGGCTGGGTAGAGCACGATGCTATGGAGATTTGGGCCAGCCAGCGTGCCACCCTAACGGAGGTGTTAGCCAAAACCGGCATTAAACCGGCACAGATTGCCGCCATTGGTATCACTAATCAGCGTGAAACCACGGTTATTTGGAATAAGCGCACCGGCCGTCCCATTCATAATGCCATTGTCTGGCAATGTCGCCGTACCGCCGAAATCTGTGAGCAACTCACCAAACAAGGTTTGAGCGACTATGTAAAAGAAAACACTGGGCTTGTGATTGATGCCTACTTTTCAGGCACCAAAATAAAATGGCTGCTCGATAACGTGGCCGGTGCTCGTGAGCAAGCAGAACGCGGCGAACTACTGTTTGGCACCATAGATACTTGGCTTGTCTGGAAGTTGACCGAAGGCCGCGTGCACGCCACCGACTACACTAATGCCTCGCGCACCATGTTATTTAACATTAATACCTTGCAGTGGGATGACACTTTATTAGCGGCGCTGGATATTCCTAAGTCTTTGTTGCCAGAAGTAAAAGCCTCTGGTGATGTTTATGGACATGTGCAATTAGGCGGCAGTCAAGGCGGCAAGGTGGCCATTGCCGGCGTGGCCGGCGATCAACAAGCGGCTTTGTTTGGCCAATTGTGTGTGCACAAAGGCATGGCTAAAAATACCTATGGCACCGGCTGTTTCTTGCTGATGAATACCGGCCAACAAAAGGTGAATTCCCAGTTCGGCCTGCTGACCACGTTGGCCATTGGCCCACAAGGCGAAGTGAATTATGCGCTAGAAGGCTCGGTATTTATGGGCGGCGCCATTATTCAGTGGCTGCGCGATGAGCTGGGCTTAATTCGCTCAGCCGAAGACACCGCCTATTTTGCCGCTAAAGTGGGCGACACCAATGGCGTGTATTTAGTGCCGGCCTTCACGGGTTTAGGGGCACCCTATTGGGATCCGTATGCGCGCGGCACCTTGATAGGCTTAAGCCGCGGTGCTAATCGCAATCACATTATTCGAGCAGCATTAGAAGCCATCGCCTACCAAAGTCGCGACGTATTAGATGCCATGCAACAAGATGCGGGGGTGACCTTGAGTGAGCTTAAGGTCGACGGCGGCGCCTGTGCTAATAAAGTATTAATGCAGTTTCAGGCCGATATCAGCCATATCGAGGTAATTCGGCCCACAGTGCTGGAAACTACCGCCTTGGGCGCGGCATTTTTAGCGGGTTTAGCGGTCGGTGTGTGGCAAGATACCGCGCAGCTTGCCAAGCTAATCTCAACCGCACAAGGCTTCACGCCCAATATGAAGCAAGCCCAACGTGAAGCGCTCTATCAAGACTGGCAAAAAGCGGTCAGCCGCTCTCGACATTGGGTGGATTGA
- the mepA gene encoding penicillin-insensitive murein endopeptidase codes for MASAEAVGGYAAGCQFNGQALPGTGVGFHVIRASRERFYGQPVLIDYLQTLGKKVERAKLPPMLVADIAMQRGGPFNFGHRSHQTGLDADIWLRTPPKPASTSQLEQVPEIDMVNHKLYILNSHFQDQQRQLIALAAQDERVSRIFVHPLIKQAMCHTYGDAPWLNRLRPWYGHSGHFHVRLQCPKADIHCVPQAPVPAGTGCDRELHSWLKDKTGALSGGGSRTPYRPALPPRCQSWVPGY; via the coding sequence TTAATGGCCAAGCACTGCCGGGGACCGGCGTGGGCTTTCATGTGATCCGCGCCAGTCGCGAACGCTTTTATGGTCAGCCAGTATTAATCGATTATTTACAGACGCTGGGTAAAAAAGTCGAGCGCGCCAAGTTACCGCCCATGCTGGTGGCGGACATAGCGATGCAGCGTGGTGGTCCCTTTAACTTTGGTCATCGCAGTCATCAAACCGGTTTGGATGCAGACATTTGGCTGCGCACGCCACCCAAGCCCGCAAGCACCAGCCAGCTTGAGCAAGTGCCGGAAATTGATATGGTCAACCACAAGCTTTATATCCTCAACAGTCACTTTCAAGACCAGCAGCGCCAATTGATTGCGTTGGCGGCCCAAGATGAGCGCGTGAGTCGCATTTTTGTGCATCCTTTAATCAAGCAGGCCATGTGCCATACCTATGGGGATGCGCCTTGGCTTAACCGACTGCGGCCTTGGTATGGCCATTCCGGCCATTTTCATGTGCGTTTGCAGTGCCCTAAAGCAGACATTCACTGTGTGCCGCAAGCGCCCGTGCCGGCAGGCACCGGATGTGACCGCGAGTTGCATAGCTGGCTCAAAGATAAAACCGGCGCCCTCAGCGGCGGTGGCAGCCGCACACCCTATCGGCCAGCGTTGCCGCCACGCTGCCAATCGTGGGTACCGGGTTATTAA